A window from Oscillospiraceae bacterium encodes these proteins:
- the tsf gene encoding translation elongation factor Ts produces the protein MEFTAKDVADLRTRTGVGMMDCKKALAEANGDTEKAIEILREKGLAAAAKKAGRIAAEGMAYSEVCAKCKKGVIVEVNCETDFAAKSEPFKELVSKIANAILTQKPTSVEDLMTKDCGGESLEAFLKSKIYTIGENISIRRFKVMDGHLMSYVHGGGRIAVLVKFETTDAIAATAKFTEAAKDVAMQIAAMNPLFLDAASVDEETLAKEREIAKTAAINEGKPANIADKIVEGRIKKYYKEVCLVEQAFVKDAEISVTQYLNAVSKELGGDIKAVAFHEVITQTAII, from the coding sequence ATGGAATTCACAGCAAAAGATGTAGCTGATCTGCGTACCAGAACCGGCGTAGGGATGATGGATTGCAAAAAGGCATTGGCAGAAGCCAACGGCGATACCGAAAAAGCCATCGAGATTCTGCGTGAAAAAGGCCTTGCGGCCGCTGCGAAAAAAGCCGGAAGAATCGCTGCCGAAGGTATGGCTTATTCCGAGGTCTGTGCCAAGTGCAAAAAGGGTGTTATCGTCGAAGTCAACTGCGAGACTGACTTCGCCGCTAAAAGTGAGCCCTTCAAAGAGCTTGTTTCAAAGATTGCAAATGCTATTCTGACCCAAAAACCGACCTCTGTTGAAGATCTGATGACCAAAGACTGCGGCGGGGAGTCCCTTGAAGCATTCCTCAAATCGAAGATTTACACCATCGGCGAGAATATTTCGATCCGCCGTTTCAAGGTCATGGACGGTCATCTGATGTCTTATGTCCACGGCGGCGGCAGAATTGCCGTCTTGGTCAAGTTCGAAACCACTGATGCCATTGCTGCCACAGCGAAATTCACCGAAGCGGCAAAAGATGTTGCAATGCAGATTGCTGCGATGAACCCGCTGTTCCTCGATGCCGCGAGCGTTGATGAAGAAACATTAGCCAAAGAGCGTGAAATTGCAAAAACCGCAGCGATCAACGAGGGCAAACCCGCCAATATCGCCGACAAGATCGTCGAAGGCAGAATTAAAAAGTATTATAAAGAAGTTTGCTTAGTCGAACAGGCATTTGTCAAGGATGCGGAGATCTCCGTCACTCAGTACTTGAACGCCGTCAGTAAAGAGCTCGGCGGCGACATTAAGGCGGTCGCTTTTCACGAGGTAATAACCCAAACCGCCATCATCAA
- the rpsB gene encoding 30S ribosomal protein S2 produces the protein MAVVSMKQLLEAGVHFGHQTRRWNPKMAPYIFTERNGIYIIDLQQTVKKLDDAYMFVRSVAAEGKPILFVGTKKQAQDSIKEEAIRSGAHYVNARWLGGMLTNFQTNHKRIARLAQLRKMEEDGTFDILPKKEVIKLRLEIEKLEKFRGGIKEMDKLPGALFIVDPRKERNAVSEARKLNIPIVAIVDTNCDPDEIDYVIPGNDDAIRAVKLITGAMADAIIESRQGESNAATTESEETAEPAEEKAAE, from the coding sequence ATGGCAGTCGTATCTATGAAGCAGCTGCTGGAAGCAGGCGTCCACTTCGGACACCAGACCAGACGCTGGAACCCAAAAATGGCTCCGTATATCTTTACGGAACGCAACGGTATCTACATCATCGACCTTCAGCAAACCGTGAAAAAGCTTGACGATGCGTATATGTTTGTGCGTAGCGTCGCCGCGGAAGGCAAACCGATTCTGTTTGTCGGCACCAAAAAGCAGGCCCAGGACTCCATCAAGGAAGAAGCGATCCGTTCCGGCGCACACTATGTTAACGCCAGATGGCTCGGCGGCATGCTTACCAACTTCCAAACCAACCATAAGAGAATCGCCCGCCTTGCACAGCTGCGCAAGATGGAAGAGGACGGCACGTTTGACATCCTGCCCAAGAAGGAAGTCATTAAACTTCGCCTCGAGATCGAAAAGCTCGAAAAGTTTCGCGGCGGCATCAAAGAGATGGATAAACTGCCCGGCGCGTTGTTCATCGTCGACCCGCGCAAAGAGCGCAACGCCGTCTCCGAAGCCAGAAAATTGAACATCCCGATCGTCGCCATCGTCGACACCAACTGCGACCCGGATGAGATCGACTATGTCATTCCGGGCAACGACGACGCAATCCGTGCGGTCAAACTGATCACCGGCGCAATGGCCGATGCAATCATCGAATCCAGACAAGGCGAATCGAATGCCGCGACAACCGAATCCGAAGAGACAGCCGAACCCGCAGAAGAGAAAGCCGCTGAATAA